The Azotosporobacter soli genome window below encodes:
- the aroQ gene encoding type II 3-dehydroquinate dehydratase produces MLSENIRLLVIHGPNLNMLGRREPAIYGSATLDDINQRIKEAAAQRGLQVDCLQSNLEGEIVSAIQQAHPSYHGIIINAAAYTHYSIAIRDALASVPLPAIEIHLSNIYKREEFRHHSVISSVVAGQICGFGGDGYLLALEAMVRLLEQEKPKP; encoded by the coding sequence ATGCTGAGTGAGAATATTCGTCTCCTCGTGATTCATGGACCCAATCTGAATATGCTGGGGCGACGCGAACCGGCAATTTATGGCTCGGCTACGCTTGATGACATTAATCAGCGGATTAAAGAAGCAGCAGCGCAACGAGGTCTTCAGGTGGATTGTTTGCAATCCAATTTGGAAGGCGAGATTGTCAGTGCTATTCAGCAAGCACATCCGAGTTATCATGGGATCATCATTAACGCGGCGGCTTACACGCATTATAGTATCGCAATCCGCGATGCACTCGCTTCTGTGCCGCTGCCGGCAATTGAGATTCACTTATCTAATATCTATAAACGCGAAGAATTCCGTCATCATTCCGTGATTTCCTCGGTTGTGGCCGGACAGATTTGCGGTTTTGGGGGCGACGGTTATTTGTTAGCCTTAGAGGCTATGGTTCGCCTACTGGAGCAGGAAAAACCGAAACCATAG
- a CDS encoding DUF2273 domain-containing protein has translation MEKFWTALWQHHSGKLLGGGLGCLIGVFVILFGFFNTLFVMTCTILGYVVGKRIDERETIVEIIEKLLPPGYRR, from the coding sequence ATGGAGAAATTTTGGACCGCATTATGGCAACATCACAGCGGAAAACTCTTAGGCGGCGGCCTGGGCTGTCTCATCGGTGTTTTTGTAATTTTGTTTGGTTTTTTTAACACCCTTTTTGTAATGACTTGTACGATTCTTGGTTATGTAGTCGGCAAACGCATTGATGAACGGGAAACTATTGTGGAAATCATAGAAAAACTATTGCCGCCAGGCTATCGCCGGTGA
- the mltG gene encoding endolytic transglycosylase MltG has product MKINFSKIDFKKPSSLIVLLCCALTFFAGGILIHLLRGQDSHRYVFQVKPGMSSHEVATQLKQKELISSEFMFLLLAKIEMKADSIKAGDYELTTQMTTFDIINTLTSGQTIARRITIPEGYTINQIAQLLEEQNLGSAAVFKQLAKSYAPYDYMTTTNPNLLYHAEGFVFPDTYSISSGMTEQQILKMLVGQFDKKVTPEMRRKAAEKGINVYQLTILASLVEREARLGAERPIIAGVFINRLRQNMPLQSCATIQYILGTPKAELSIQDTEINSPYNTYLHYGLPPGPIANPGIASLQAVVDAAPTEYLYFVASSNGSHQFSKTYEEHLAAIERAN; this is encoded by the coding sequence ATGAAAATTAATTTTTCGAAAATTGATTTTAAGAAACCTTCCTCGCTTATCGTTCTTCTTTGTTGTGCGTTAACGTTCTTTGCCGGCGGTATTCTGATTCATCTGCTACGTGGTCAGGATTCACACCGCTATGTATTTCAAGTTAAGCCTGGAATGTCGAGCCATGAAGTAGCAACACAACTCAAGCAAAAAGAGTTGATCAGCAGTGAGTTTATGTTTCTGCTGTTGGCTAAAATAGAAATGAAGGCAGACAGCATAAAGGCCGGCGACTATGAATTGACGACACAAATGACGACCTTTGATATTATCAATACGCTGACTAGCGGCCAGACAATCGCACGTAGGATTACGATACCGGAAGGCTATACAATCAATCAGATTGCACAATTGCTGGAAGAGCAGAATTTAGGCAGTGCCGCTGTATTCAAACAACTGGCAAAGTCTTATGCGCCATACGACTATATGACAACGACAAATCCGAATCTGCTTTATCATGCCGAAGGTTTTGTTTTTCCCGACACCTACAGTATCAGCAGCGGCATGACCGAACAGCAAATCCTTAAAATGCTGGTCGGACAGTTTGACAAAAAGGTAACGCCGGAAATGCGGCGCAAAGCGGCTGAAAAAGGTATCAACGTTTATCAATTAACGATTCTTGCTTCTCTGGTCGAACGCGAAGCACGTCTCGGTGCTGAGCGCCCCATTATCGCTGGCGTATTCATCAATCGACTACGTCAGAATATGCCATTGCAATCTTGTGCTACGATCCAATATATCCTCGGTACGCCGAAGGCAGAATTGTCGATTCAGGATACGGAAATCAATTCACCTTACAATACTTATCTGCATTATGGACTCCCGCCCGGCCCAATCGCCAATCCGGGGATCGCATCCTTACAAGCAGTCGTTGATGCGGCTCCGACCGAGTACCTTTATTTTGTCGCCAGTTCTAACGGATCACACCAATTCAGTAAAACGTATGAGGAACATTTAGCCGCGATTGAGAGGGCAAACTGA
- a CDS encoding DUF4911 domain-containing protein, which produces MNADLYVQVEPRNINYLNRIMEGYEYLGMVTTLDRQAGILRIRCTSDTRLETQELLSTLKIPLRFLSDSIVAALGKRE; this is translated from the coding sequence ATGAATGCTGATTTATACGTCCAAGTTGAACCACGCAACATCAATTATTTGAACCGCATTATGGAAGGCTATGAATATCTTGGCATGGTAACAACGCTTGACCGCCAAGCCGGAATTTTGCGCATCCGCTGTACAAGCGATACGCGCCTGGAAACGCAGGAATTGCTAAGCACTTTGAAAATTCCTCTGCGTTTCTTGTCGGATAGCATCGTAGCAGCTCTAGGCAAACGAGAATAA
- a CDS encoding U32 family peptidase, with the protein MYKPELLAPAGSLDKLKIALAYGADAVFLGAKSFGLRAFSDNFTWDEMAEGVSFAHKQGKKTYVTVNVFPHNDDLVKLPDYLDFLTQIAVDGVIVADPGIFQLARTSFPKLPLHISTQANTTNWRTAQFWQEQGAKRVVLARELNLTEISQIRTQVSLEMEAFVHGAMCMSYSGRCLLSNYLTDRDANRGECAQPCRWKYQLVEEKRPGQAFPIEEDEHGTYILNSKDLCMLEHLPALLSTGINSLKIEGRMKSIHYVATVTKVYRQAIDAYLKQPDSFQIEQNWIDELHAISHRKYSTGFYIDSTGPGQIYDSNSHEQTHDFIGLVLDYDPKTRFAYIEQRNNLKLGQEIELLRPAGQGFSQSISEMYDADGLPIEVAPHPQQKIHIRMEQPVEAFAMLRRRIR; encoded by the coding sequence ATGTATAAACCAGAATTATTGGCGCCTGCAGGTAGCCTCGATAAATTGAAAATTGCTTTAGCTTACGGTGCGGATGCAGTATTCCTGGGCGCAAAGTCTTTTGGACTGCGCGCGTTTAGTGACAATTTTACTTGGGATGAGATGGCAGAAGGAGTCTCATTTGCACACAAACAAGGAAAGAAAACGTATGTCACCGTCAATGTTTTCCCGCACAATGACGATTTGGTCAAGCTGCCTGATTACCTTGATTTTCTCACGCAAATTGCGGTGGATGGCGTGATTGTGGCCGACCCCGGCATCTTTCAGCTGGCAAGAACATCGTTTCCTAAACTACCGCTACACATCAGTACGCAAGCCAATACGACAAACTGGCGTACGGCTCAATTTTGGCAGGAACAAGGCGCTAAGCGCGTCGTGCTGGCAAGGGAACTCAACTTAACGGAAATTAGCCAGATTCGCACGCAGGTATCGCTGGAAATGGAAGCCTTCGTGCATGGCGCGATGTGCATGTCCTACTCCGGTCGCTGCTTGCTAAGCAACTATCTAACGGATCGTGATGCAAACCGCGGCGAATGCGCGCAACCTTGCCGCTGGAAATATCAACTGGTTGAAGAGAAACGCCCGGGTCAGGCTTTTCCGATTGAAGAGGATGAACACGGTACGTACATCCTTAACTCTAAGGATTTATGCATGCTGGAGCATTTACCAGCACTGCTGTCGACTGGAATCAATAGCCTTAAAATCGAAGGTCGCATGAAGAGCATCCATTATGTTGCAACTGTCACCAAAGTCTACCGCCAAGCCATCGACGCTTATTTAAAACAGCCGGACTCCTTTCAAATCGAGCAAAACTGGATTGACGAACTGCACGCCATTTCGCACCGCAAATACAGTACCGGCTTTTATATTGATTCTACCGGGCCGGGGCAAATTTATGACTCTAATTCCCATGAACAGACACACGATTTTATCGGTTTAGTTCTTGATTATGATCCGAAAACGCGTTTCGCGTATATTGAGCAACGCAATAATTTAAAACTAGGGCAGGAGATAGAGCTGCTACGCCCCGCAGGACAAGGTTTTTCGCAAAGCATCAGCGAAATGTATGATGCTGATGGACTTCCGATTGAAGTTGCACCGCATCCGCAGCAAAAAATTCACATTCGAATGGAGCAACCGGTAGAAGCATTCGCTATGTTACGCCGGAGGATACGATAG
- a CDS encoding Asp23/Gls24 family envelope stress response protein, translating into MEKRERFERTEQNDTGTIRIADEVVAIVAGMAATEITGVAGMSAGLVGGIAEMLGKKNLAKGVKVEVGEREAAVDLYIIVEYGVKIPDIALHVQENVKRAVESMTGLDVIEINVHVQGVGFSPENKEEDIRVR; encoded by the coding sequence TTGGAAAAACGAGAACGTTTTGAACGAACCGAACAAAACGATACCGGCACGATACGGATCGCTGATGAAGTGGTTGCAATTGTCGCGGGAATGGCAGCAACGGAAATTACCGGCGTAGCGGGCATGAGTGCAGGTTTAGTCGGTGGCATTGCCGAAATGCTGGGAAAAAAGAACTTGGCAAAAGGCGTTAAAGTTGAGGTCGGCGAACGTGAAGCGGCCGTTGACTTGTATATCATTGTGGAATATGGCGTGAAAATCCCGGATATTGCTTTGCACGTTCAGGAAAATGTCAAACGGGCCGTCGAATCGATGACGGGGCTCGACGTAATAGAAATTAACGTCCACGTCCAGGGTGTCGGGTTCAGTCCGGAGAATAAAGAAGAAGACATTCGCGTACGTTAG
- the amaP gene encoding alkaline shock response membrane anchor protein AmaP, whose amino-acid sequence MRLLDRVILTIYTLLLSVASLGIILLSFQLLSTELVAGWVVQIAGHWQAALIAAVFFLVSIRLLVAGMRSTQDGETIVHHLDMGDVHISLAAIKNLVERTARHTRGVRGVKVYVQHDGQALKVRLKAVVSPESNVPSVTGDMQKRIHDYIQNTVGIDLADIQILVENISNEFKSKQRVE is encoded by the coding sequence ATGAGACTATTAGACCGTGTAATATTGACGATTTATACGTTATTGTTGTCAGTTGCTTCGTTGGGGATCATCCTGCTCTCGTTCCAATTGTTATCGACGGAGTTGGTTGCTGGGTGGGTTGTGCAAATTGCCGGGCATTGGCAAGCGGCACTCATTGCTGCCGTGTTTTTTCTAGTCAGCATTCGCCTCTTGGTCGCAGGCATGCGTTCTACGCAGGATGGCGAAACCATCGTGCATCATCTCGACATGGGGGACGTTCATATTTCACTGGCTGCCATCAAAAATCTTGTCGAACGAACCGCACGCCATACTCGTGGCGTGCGTGGAGTAAAAGTCTATGTCCAGCATGACGGCCAAGCACTAAAAGTTCGCTTGAAAGCTGTAGTAAGTCCGGAAAGCAATGTACCAAGCGTTACTGGCGACATGCAAAAACGAATCCACGATTATATCCAAAACACTGTCGGAATCGATTTAGCGGACATACAAATTCTCGTCGAAAACATATCGAATGAATTCAAATCAAAACAACGGGTTGAGTAG
- the efp gene encoding elongation factor P: protein MISTSDFRTGITIEIDGNVWQVVDFQHVKPGKGAAFVRTKMKNVRSGAVVERTFNPGEKLARAHIERREMQFLYESDGEFNFMDNENFEQIAVAADQLGDAPKYLKENMDIGIMFFQGTIIGVDLPFAVELAVVETDPGIRGDTATGGTKPAKMETGCVVRVPLFINVGDVLRIDTRSGDYLERA from the coding sequence ATGATTTCAACTAGTGATTTTCGGACCGGCATTACGATTGAAATTGATGGGAACGTTTGGCAAGTTGTTGACTTTCAACATGTTAAGCCGGGTAAAGGTGCTGCCTTCGTCCGCACTAAAATGAAAAACGTTCGTTCAGGCGCTGTTGTCGAAAGAACGTTCAATCCAGGAGAAAAGTTGGCTCGTGCTCATATTGAACGACGTGAAATGCAGTTCCTGTATGAAAGCGATGGCGAATTTAACTTCATGGATAATGAAAATTTCGAACAAATCGCAGTTGCAGCAGATCAATTAGGCGATGCGCCTAAATACCTTAAAGAGAACATGGATATCGGCATTATGTTTTTTCAAGGCACGATCATCGGCGTCGATCTGCCCTTCGCGGTAGAGCTGGCTGTAGTTGAAACGGATCCCGGCATCCGCGGTGATACCGCAACGGGCGGTACAAAACCGGCCAAGATGGAAACAGGTTGCGTTGTTCGTGTCCCGTTGTTCATTAACGTTGGCGATGTGCTGCGCATCGATACCCGTAGCGGCGATTATCTCGAACGCGCTTAA
- a CDS encoding O-methyltransferase: MQPLEMEMRQWAEMHQVPILASASADYLAALVAEKKPRQILEIGCAIGYSALLIAQHCAVDGKITTLELDPKRITIAKDFIARAKQTERIEIIQGDATALISTLSGPYDFVFLDGPKGQYLRQLQQLLPDKLAQNATIVADNVAFRGMVGGAVPCLPRYKTLVARLRQYIEFVSTDPRFSTKIITEADHLAISDYTKEL, from the coding sequence ATGCAACCGCTAGAAATGGAAATGCGCCAATGGGCTGAAATGCATCAAGTTCCAATCTTAGCGTCAGCTAGCGCCGACTATTTGGCGGCACTAGTTGCAGAAAAAAAGCCACGGCAAATTCTTGAAATAGGCTGCGCAATCGGCTATTCGGCTCTGCTGATTGCGCAGCATTGTGCTGTCGATGGCAAAATCACCACGCTTGAGCTCGACCCGAAACGCATTACCATTGCAAAAGATTTTATTGCCCGCGCGAAACAAACGGAACGGATAGAAATCATACAGGGCGATGCCACCGCTCTGATCAGCACGTTGTCCGGACCATACGACTTTGTTTTCTTAGATGGTCCGAAAGGTCAATATCTTCGTCAACTGCAACAACTGCTACCTGATAAACTTGCGCAAAATGCGACGATTGTCGCGGATAATGTAGCCTTTCGCGGCATGGTTGGCGGCGCTGTGCCATGTTTGCCGCGTTATAAAACATTGGTTGCAAGGCTGCGTCAATATATCGAATTTGTCTCTACTGATCCACGTTTTTCAACAAAAATCATTACTGAAGCCGATCATTTGGCAATATCAGATTATACTAAGGAGTTATAA
- the ruvX gene encoding Holliday junction resolvase RuvX: protein MIGLDVGDKTIGIAVSDGLGITAQGVEVIRRTSLAKDLDRLRILIEQYDAKELVIGLPKNMDGSIGASGEKVQALGDVLKETFPLVKLTFWDERLTTVAASRMLIEADVRRDKRRQVIDKLAAVLILQGYMDGCRRSY, encoded by the coding sequence ATGATAGGACTTGATGTTGGTGATAAAACGATCGGCATTGCAGTAAGTGACGGGCTGGGAATCACGGCGCAAGGCGTCGAAGTGATTCGTAGGACAAGCCTGGCGAAAGATCTCGATCGATTGCGTATACTGATTGAACAATATGACGCTAAAGAATTGGTCATCGGTTTACCGAAAAACATGGACGGTTCTATCGGTGCTTCCGGTGAAAAAGTCCAGGCGTTGGGCGATGTGCTGAAAGAGACCTTTCCATTAGTGAAACTGACATTCTGGGATGAAAGGCTTACAACCGTAGCAGCATCGCGTATGCTGATTGAGGCCGATGTACGACGGGATAAGAGGAGGCAAGTTATCGATAAACTTGCTGCAGTCTTAATTTTACAAGGATATATGGATGGATGTCGACGAAGTTATTGA
- a CDS encoding DUF1292 domain-containing protein, with the protein MAEFEKDSLEEIEDELVVIVTDEDGNEFYYREEMIIPVDGKKFAILIPLHNDDECEDESCDCCDGDDTDVFVARIDIDESGEEVYVDPTDEEFDAVLNAYEEAVEDDEA; encoded by the coding sequence ATGGCTGAGTTTGAAAAAGACAGTCTTGAAGAAATTGAAGACGAATTAGTTGTCATTGTGACGGACGAAGACGGAAATGAATTCTATTATCGCGAGGAAATGATCATTCCTGTCGATGGAAAAAAGTTTGCCATTTTAATTCCCCTCCACAATGATGATGAATGCGAAGATGAGAGCTGCGATTGCTGCGATGGTGATGATACCGATGTTTTCGTTGCTAGGATCGATATAGACGAAAGCGGCGAAGAAGTGTATGTGGATCCGACCGACGAAGAATTCGATGCGGTTTTGAACGCATATGAAGAAGCGGTAGAAGATGATGAAGCCTAA
- the nusB gene encoding transcription antitermination factor NusB has product MSRRRARELALQVLFQLDFQKIDAEIALELLCSEEGGPSDKVQKHALHLIQGVLEQQASVDGLISSVATDWKIERMPGVDRNIARIAVYEMRFDAEHLAVGIIINEAVELAKAFGTDESSRFINGILGALLKANTPANPI; this is encoded by the coding sequence ATGAGTCGAAGAAGGGCCAGAGAACTTGCGCTACAAGTCTTGTTTCAGTTAGACTTTCAAAAAATAGATGCTGAAATCGCATTAGAGCTCTTATGCTCTGAAGAAGGCGGACCATCTGACAAGGTGCAGAAGCATGCTCTGCACTTGATTCAAGGCGTCTTGGAGCAGCAAGCGTCGGTGGACGGTTTAATTTCAAGTGTGGCAACCGATTGGAAAATCGAGCGTATGCCCGGCGTCGATCGTAATATCGCTCGAATTGCCGTTTATGAAATGAGGTTCGATGCCGAACATTTGGCGGTCGGCATCATTATCAATGAAGCTGTAGAATTGGCTAAAGCATTTGGTACTGACGAATCAAGTCGTTTTATCAACGGCATTCTGGGCGCGTTGCTCAAAGCAAACACGCCTGCCAATCCCATATAA